In Topomyia yanbarensis strain Yona2022 chromosome 2, ASM3024719v1, whole genome shotgun sequence, one DNA window encodes the following:
- the LOC131679383 gene encoding uncharacterized protein LOC131679383 encodes MRFTSLRGRPGVIYSDNGRNFVGASRELTELRKIYNDENFQNKLVEIAAGKGINFSFIPPRSPNFGGFWKGNIKVKKRLFAAAARGACFNILELKTVLYQVAAIMNSRPLTAVWSDPSVPQPLTPGHFLIGRPMTALPIPIKLIENGNLSIRWKCIQCQTLQFWNKWQDEYLQHLRCVAKWTKRQPNLEIG; translated from the coding sequence ATGAGATTTACTTCGCTGCGCGGCAGGCCAGGGGTAATCTACTCCGATAACGGAAGAAACTTCGTCGGAGCGAGCAGAGAGCTCACCGAACTCCGGAAAATTTACAACGATGAGAATTTCCAGAACAAATTGGTTGAAATTGCAGCGGGCAAGGGAATAAACTTCTCCTTCATTCCACCTAGGAGCCCCAACTTTGGAGGGTTCTGGAAGGGTAATATCAAAGTCAAGAAGCGCTTGTTTGCCGCAGCAGCCCGTGGAGCCTGTTTCAACATTTTGGAGTTGAAGACTGTGCTCTACCAGGTTGCGGCGATAATGAACTCTCGTCCTTTAACCGCGGTCTGGTCGGACCCCAGCGTGCCACAGCCGCTAACCCCTGGTCACTTTCTCATCGGGAGACCCATGACGGCTCTACCCATCCCAATCAAACTGATCGAAAACGGTAACCTTTCAATACGCTGGAAGTGCATTCAGTGTCAAACCCTGCAATTTTGGAACAAGTGGCAAGATGAATACTTGCAACACCTGCGCTGCGTAGCTAAGTGGACCAAACGACAGCCTAATTTGGAAATTGGATAA